The DNA window TTTGCTGCCCCGGCGTGGGTGCTCTAAAGCCCGTGCTAAAACTGCCGCGCACTTTCACATTTTCATTTACCTCGTAATTGGTCGCCACCTTGAAATTGGTTGTGGAACCAAAATCCTCAAAGTTTTCAAAACGCAGGGCTGCGCCGAGCAACCAGTTTTCCTGTGGGCTAAATTCGGCATCTCCATAAATCGCCCAGTTGGAGCGGCTCCAATTCCCGGATGCAATATCGCCGAAACCGGGGAAGCCGTTGGAAGCCGAGCTAAATCCTTGGCTCGCCAGGGAGCCTATTTCAAAAGACTCGCGCTGTCCGGGCACAACTTCAAAGTTTTCAATGCGATATTCGAGGCCGGATGCGAAGAAAAATTGCTCACTAAACGGATAGGTTATATCAAAGTTGAAATTGGTATCCGTCTGGATATAGTCTCCGGGATTAAATTCTGTCGGTGTATTGGGACCGAGGGAGGCGTTCACGGTATTGAAAATGAAGAAATCGGAGTGGTGACGCCCATAAGATGCGCTGAGGTCCCAGGTCAGCAGCGATTGCGTCGAGCCCTTAATACCCGCCAAAAAGGCGCGGTCTTCTGTATCCGCGCCAAATCGGGGGGTGAACCCGCCGGGAAAGAGCTCCTGGAATGTGAATAAATTGGGATCGTCAAAAACCTGTCTTAAGGCGGCTGCATCCGGCACTGAACAGCTTATGGGCACCACGGGCACATCGCCACCGCTCATATTGCCAACGAGCAATGTCGCTGTCAGTGTCCCGTTTACGCCATGGACAATACCCAGTTTCTCCGCTTCGGACTGAGTATAATAGTCGGTGCCGTCCCACATCAATACGGGCCCCTGATATACGGCACCGCGCGTATTGGGATTGCGGAAGTAAAACCCGCCTTCGACCTGTTTGCTCGCATAGTTGCCGTGCCCGTAGAATTCGATATTGTCGTTAATGGTGGCACCGTAGTTGGCAAAAATTTTCAGGTCGTCTCGAACAAAGGGTTGCCCCCAGGGTTGTGCGGGATCATTCACATGGGTATTGCCCACGCGGATCAAACGCGCGGCATCGTCTCGCTGGATAGAGCGGTCGGTTTCATCTGTATTGCCGTATTCCACACTGAGGTTAATCCATGTATCTGGCGTACCCAGGCCGATATTGCCAGCTAAGGCGTAAGTGCCACCATCCCCTTGCCGGAAAATACCGGGCTTGATTTCAATAGATCCACCTTCATAATTGTCTTTGAGTTCAAAATTCAACACGCCGGCAATAGCGTCAGAGCCGTATTGCGCGGACGCGCCATCGCGCAGGACTTCCACGCGCTTGAGGGCAATACTCGGGATAGCGGATATGTCGGGACCTTGCGCGGCATTGGAGAGACCATTGCCCAGCCAGTAAATCACAGAGGCGCGGTGGCGTCGCTTGCCGTTGACGAGTACCAGCGCGTGGTCGGGTGCCAGCCCTCGCAGATTCGGCGGTCGCACGACGGTTGCCGCATCGCTAATCGGCTGAAGGTTGACGTTATAAGAGGGTACGACATTTCTCAGAAGATCCTGCACATCGCTACCGCCTTGCTTGACAAAATCTTCGCCGGTAACCACATCGATGGGCACCGCAGATTCGGTGACAGAACGCGGTTGTGCGCGAGTACCTATGACTACCAATTCTTCGAGTATGACCACTTCTTCGAGTATGTCGGAAAGCGGGGGGACAACAGATGTGGTATCCGCGCCTTCGGAACGAGGCGTTTCTTGTGATACGATAGTGCCACTCATCACAAGCAGGGCAACGAGGGCAAGGGCGAGAGACTTCAAATGGGTTTTATGTTGCATAAAAAAACTCCTTTGTGTGTATGAACACGGGGAAGAGATACGATTTTAGACTGTACGCATTCCAGTTTAGAAAAAATAAATCAACGTTGCCCAAAGTGCCAGAAAAAAAAGAAGCCGCGTTTTTTAACGCGGCTTCTTTGCTATTGGGTGAACAATCCTTTGAACTACGACCTAAAAGCTGAAGTTGTATTTGGCATACCAGAATGCGCCGCTAAAACCGAATGGGCTGTACTGGCTGTACAAATGGCCCGAACCGCTCCTTGCACTGGGATTGATATCGGGATAGATATCGAGAATGTTCTGACCGCCAACGGTTACCGTTGAGTGCTCGGCAACGGTATAACTAACTTCGGCGTCCAGTATCCATTCGTCACCATAAACGAAGTCATCTTCTTGATCGTACCACGAACTGTAATACCGGAGGCGTCCCAGTACCTCAAGCATATCGTTCAACGGTTGGATGATCGTCAGATTCCCTCGGTGTTTGGGAAGACCCTCTTGCAATTCTCGAATCCTTTGAGCACCCAGGGTCTCCAGATTGTGTTTGGTCACTTCGGTATTCGTAGCATTATACGCCAGACTCAGTTGCCCATCACACCACACCGGAGCTGTGAGAACGATGTCAACACCCTGGGTTTTGGTGTCAAAGTCATTGACGAAAAATTTGAAATTTGTAATAAAATTCGCAGCCGTGATACCCGCCTTGAGCAGTTCATCGACTTCTGCTGGGGTCAGGGAGAAATTTTGCGAGAGCGTCAAGCGTCCCTTCACCAAAATGTGGAAATAGTCCACCGTAATATTGACTGGGGGAATACCGGTATCCACGGGAAAAACGGGAATTTCAAAAACAATACCAGCCGAGATATTGGTCGATTTTTCGGAATCGAGCGGCTCACCACCCTTGGATTGTGCGACGGGATTGTTCGATGGAATTGTGCCGTCATTTGTCAAATCACCGATTGTGGGATCGAAGATCGTAGATACGTTAAACGCATTTTGTTGTCCCGGCGTGGGTGCTCTGAAGCCGGTACTGAAACTGCCGCGCACTTTTGTATTTTCGTTAAGCCCGTAATTGGTCGCCACTTTGAAATTGGTTGTGGAACCAAAATCATCAAAATTTTCAAAGCGCGCCGCAGCGCCGAGCAGCCAGTTCTCCTGCGGATTAAATTCGGCGTCTCCATAAACAGCCCAGTTAGAGCGACTCCAGGTGCCTGCGGCAATTTCACCAAACCCCGAGAACCCGTTGGACGCGAC is part of the Gemmatimonadota bacterium genome and encodes:
- a CDS encoding TonB-dependent receptor: MQHKTHLKSLALALVALLVMSGTIVSQETPRSEGADTTSVVPPLSDILEEVVILEELVVIGTRAQPRSVTESAVPIDVVTGEDFVKQGGSDVQDLLRNVVPSYNVNLQPISDAATVVRPPNLRGLAPDHALVLVNGKRRHRASVIYWLGNGLSNAAQGPDISAIPSIALKRVEVLRDGASAQYGSDAIAGVLNFELKDNYEGGSIEIKPGIFRQGDGGTYALAGNIGLGTPDTWINLSVEYGNTDETDRSIQRDDAARLIRVGNTHVNDPAQPWGQPFVRDDLKIFANYGATINDNIEFYGHGNYASKQVEGGFYFRNPNTRGAVYQGPVLMWDGTDYYTQSEAEKLGIVHGVNGTLTATLLVGNMSGGDVPVVPISCSVPDAAALRQVFDDPNLFTFQELFPGGFTPRFGADTEDRAFLAGIKGSTQSLLTWDLSASYGRHHSDFFIFNTVNASLGPNTPTEFNPGDYIQTDTNFNFDITYPFSEQFFFASGLEYRIENFEVVPGQRESFEIGSLASQGFSSASNGFPGFGDIASGNWSRSNWAIYGDAEFSPQENWLLGAALRFENFEDFGSTTNFKVATNYEVNENVKVRGSFSTGFRAPTPGQQ